Proteins from one Vicinamibacterales bacterium genomic window:
- a CDS encoding sigma-54 dependent transcriptional regulator, which translates to MPPEPSSARELLVCTADRSRGDALLALLARHGLIGRVAPTEPQALDCLDRNPRLALLIVDTDVQHPDGASLLLAARQVRSDVGVIILSDTPSIRAATEAIRRGAEDFVPFPCSDDALMGSITRALGASTQGAPAGLPISRTTDDDQLAALSSLAPAMTRPLELARAAMRSDTPVLIVGETGTGKERLARAIHASSPRAARAFVPVNCTALPADLLESELFGHRRGAFTGAVSDHRGLFLAANRGTIFLDEIADLPRAAQPKLLRVLQDGEIRPVGGLDRVRVDARIIAATNRTIREMHDGAMRDDLFYRLTILVIELPPLRLRREDLPELVPRLLARFQSNARRCSITHEALDLIRELPFPGNIRQLENLLQAGVALLPTHRDTLTRHDIAQLVTPDHRTPDVAFDFHPEALRLSTLEQRAIGAALNRSGGNKTRAAELLGISRDTLYRKLKEFADEPELRPTF; encoded by the coding sequence GTGCCCCCCGAGCCCTCTTCCGCGCGTGAACTGTTGGTCTGCACGGCCGATCGGTCACGTGGCGACGCGCTTCTGGCGTTGCTGGCGCGCCATGGGCTGATCGGTCGCGTCGCTCCCACCGAGCCGCAGGCGCTCGACTGTCTCGATCGCAACCCCAGGCTGGCGCTGCTCATCGTCGATACGGACGTGCAGCACCCCGACGGTGCCTCGCTGTTGCTCGCGGCCCGCCAGGTCCGGTCCGACGTCGGCGTCATCATCCTCAGCGACACCCCGTCCATCCGGGCGGCGACAGAAGCCATTCGACGCGGGGCGGAGGACTTCGTCCCATTCCCGTGCTCGGACGACGCGTTGATGGGATCGATTACACGCGCGTTGGGCGCCTCGACCCAGGGCGCGCCCGCCGGCTTGCCCATTTCGCGCACCACCGACGACGATCAACTGGCGGCGCTGTCGAGCCTGGCGCCAGCCATGACGCGGCCGCTCGAACTGGCTCGGGCGGCGATGCGAAGCGACACTCCGGTCCTCATCGTCGGGGAGACGGGCACGGGCAAGGAGAGATTGGCCAGGGCGATCCATGCCAGCAGTCCGAGAGCTGCGCGGGCGTTCGTCCCGGTCAACTGCACGGCGCTGCCGGCGGATCTGCTCGAGAGTGAACTCTTCGGACACCGTCGCGGCGCATTCACCGGAGCCGTGAGCGATCATCGCGGGCTCTTCCTCGCCGCCAACCGCGGGACCATCTTTCTCGACGAGATCGCGGATCTGCCGCGCGCTGCGCAGCCCAAGCTGCTACGTGTCCTGCAGGACGGCGAGATTCGGCCCGTGGGCGGCCTCGACCGGGTGAGAGTCGATGCACGCATCATCGCGGCAACGAACCGAACCATCCGCGAAATGCACGACGGCGCGATGCGGGACGATCTCTTCTACCGGCTCACGATCCTGGTGATCGAGCTTCCCCCGCTTCGACTCCGGCGCGAGGATCTGCCGGAGCTCGTGCCGCGCCTGCTGGCCAGGTTCCAGTCGAACGCTCGCCGCTGCAGCATCACCCACGAGGCGCTCGACCTGATCCGCGAATTGCCGTTCCCGGGGAACATCCGCCAACTGGAGAACCTGCTGCAGGCGGGCGTGGCCCTGTTGCCCACGCACCGCGACACGCTGACGAGACACGACATCGCGCAACTCGTGACGCCCGACCACCGGACACCTGACGTGGCATTCGATTTCCACCCGGAAGCGCTTCGATTGTCCACGCTCGAGCAGCGGGCGATCGGCGCCGCGCTCAATCGATCCGGGGGCAACAAGACGCGCGCCGCCGAGTTGCTCGGCATCTCGCGCGATACCCTTTATCGGAAGCTGAAGGAGTTCGCCGACGAGCCGGAACTGCGTCCGACATTCTGA
- a CDS encoding cytochrome c — translation MRVLRLIAAMAIVVPGAAGCHGKGAVQMTDPMLEALRAQSREAGLGYAEAQGKHLFDRYCATCHGDGGKGDGQNASNLTPPPPDLTAPKRPPDQGDLRKVIAEGSAAMGRSPLSPPYGRSLSAQEIDYLTLYCRALARPAPKKQGGGG, via the coding sequence GTGCGAGTCTTGCGCCTGATCGCGGCGATGGCGATAGTGGTGCCTGGCGCTGCGGGATGCCACGGGAAGGGCGCCGTCCAGATGACGGACCCGATGCTCGAGGCCCTGCGCGCGCAGTCGCGAGAGGCGGGCCTCGGTTACGCGGAGGCGCAGGGCAAGCACCTGTTCGATCGCTACTGCGCCACGTGCCACGGCGACGGCGGGAAGGGCGACGGTCAGAACGCCTCGAATCTCACGCCGCCGCCGCCCGACCTCACTGCCCCGAAGCGGCCGCCCGATCAGGGCGACCTGCGCAAAGTGATCGCGGAAGGCAGCGCGGCCATGGGCCGCTCGCCGCTCTCACCGCCATATGGCCGGAGCCTCAGCGCCCAGGAGATCGATTACCTGACGCTGTACTGCCGGGCGCTCGCACGCCCCGCCCCGAAGAAGCAGGGCGGTGGCGGCTGA
- a CDS encoding FAD-dependent oxidoreductase, translating to MAWRLYPTVVPTFQYFLDLIPCRTACPVHTNAGAYVRAVADGNTARGYDIARAPNPLASVCGRICAHPCESKCRRGTIDQPISIRALKRTLTERHGVENRIGAPRTTPLQPLGLAVREGGEARRIAVVGAGPAGVSCAHDLAMMGYRVTLFEAAPVAGGMLYQGVPEYRLPRDIIRSEIDQVLALGVEFRPNWRLGRDFTVADLMRNDYAAVFLGLGATRGRDLNIPGRELDGVINGVDFLLNVNLGYHVAVGERVVVIGGGNVAIDVARTVLRYAQPEERADVPRGASELLQAWGYDNAFIDAARTALRLGARHVQLVCLESRNEMPATPIEVNEAEEEGITLLAGRGPKAILGSGNRVSALETIDVASVFDAGGRFNPSFVAGSEKRVEADTIILAVGQQPDTACLSADSEIEITPRGLVAVDPRTLSTTLPGVFCGGDLAFGPRIVIEAVADGKRAALAIHEHLGGGAVPRAKARFVLTGLDRSGDHYDRIRRHEPPSLAVTRRTGFREVEEAYGESEARAEGSRCLQCNVQTVFDSERCILCSACVEICPEACLTLVPVSQLRGGVELDGVRQALDAGEDAGAIVKDEERCIRCGLCAVRCPTRAITMELLDLDESPVTALGLFHEGMGEARR from the coding sequence ATGGCCTGGCGCCTCTACCCGACGGTCGTGCCGACGTTTCAGTACTTCCTCGATCTGATCCCGTGCCGGACCGCGTGTCCGGTGCACACCAATGCCGGCGCATACGTCCGCGCGGTCGCCGACGGCAACACCGCGCGAGGCTATGACATCGCCCGCGCACCCAACCCGCTCGCGTCGGTCTGCGGGCGGATTTGCGCCCATCCGTGCGAGTCGAAATGCCGGCGGGGCACCATCGACCAGCCGATCTCCATTCGCGCGCTGAAGCGCACGCTGACCGAACGCCACGGCGTCGAGAACCGGATCGGCGCGCCCCGGACGACGCCGCTCCAGCCGCTGGGCCTGGCCGTTCGAGAGGGCGGGGAGGCCAGGCGGATCGCGGTCGTCGGCGCCGGCCCGGCCGGCGTCAGTTGTGCGCACGACCTCGCGATGATGGGCTACCGGGTCACCCTCTTCGAGGCGGCACCGGTCGCCGGCGGAATGTTGTATCAGGGCGTGCCCGAGTACCGCCTGCCGCGCGACATCATCCGCAGCGAGATCGACCAGGTCCTGGCGCTTGGCGTGGAGTTCCGTCCCAACTGGCGGCTGGGTCGTGACTTCACGGTGGCAGACCTGATGCGCAACGACTACGCCGCGGTCTTCCTGGGCCTCGGCGCGACGCGCGGGCGCGACCTGAACATCCCCGGCCGCGAACTCGACGGCGTCATCAACGGCGTCGACTTCCTGCTCAACGTCAATCTCGGTTACCACGTCGCGGTTGGCGAACGCGTGGTCGTGATCGGCGGCGGCAACGTGGCGATCGACGTCGCGCGCACGGTGCTGCGGTACGCCCAGCCCGAGGAGCGCGCGGACGTTCCGCGCGGCGCAAGTGAACTGCTCCAGGCGTGGGGCTACGACAACGCCTTCATCGACGCGGCCCGCACGGCGCTGCGCCTCGGCGCCCGTCACGTGCAGCTCGTGTGCCTCGAGTCCAGGAACGAGATGCCGGCGACGCCGATCGAGGTCAACGAGGCCGAGGAAGAAGGGATCACGCTGCTGGCGGGACGAGGACCGAAGGCGATTCTCGGGTCGGGCAATCGCGTGTCGGCGCTGGAGACGATCGACGTGGCGTCGGTGTTCGACGCCGGCGGTCGCTTCAACCCGAGCTTCGTCGCCGGAAGCGAGAAGCGCGTCGAGGCGGACACCATCATCCTGGCCGTCGGGCAGCAGCCCGACACGGCCTGTCTGTCGGCGGACTCGGAGATCGAGATCACGCCGCGCGGGCTGGTGGCGGTGGACCCGCGCACGCTCTCGACGACCCTCCCGGGCGTGTTCTGTGGAGGCGACCTCGCATTCGGCCCGCGCATCGTGATCGAGGCCGTCGCTGACGGAAAGCGCGCCGCGCTCGCGATCCACGAGCACCTCGGCGGCGGAGCCGTGCCCCGAGCGAAGGCGCGCTTCGTTCTCACCGGGCTCGACCGGTCGGGCGATCACTACGACCGGATTCGGCGGCACGAACCGCCGAGCCTGGCCGTGACCAGGCGGACGGGCTTCCGGGAGGTCGAGGAAGCGTATGGAGAGTCGGAAGCCCGCGCTGAAGGCTCCCGCTGCCTGCAGTGCAACGTGCAGACGGTCTTCGACTCGGAACGATGCATCCTGTGCAGCGCCTGCGTGGAGATCTGTCCGGAGGCCTGCCTGACGCTCGTACCCGTGTCGCAACTGCGTGGCGGAGTGGAATTGGACGGCGTCCGCCAGGCCCTCGACGCGGGCGAGGATGCCGGCGCGATCGTGAAGGACGAGGAGCGCTGCATCCGCTGCGGCCTGTGCGCGGTGCGTTGCCCGACCAGGGCGATCACGATGGAGCTGCTCGATCTCGACGAGTCGCCGGTCACGGCGCTCGGTCTGTTCCACGAAGGGATGGGAGAGGCGCGGCGATGA
- a CDS encoding carboxypeptidase regulatory-like domain-containing protein, with protein sequence MTCHRRLIVFVIAVAIGLVVALPGAHAAGPAITGTVKATGLSSNADAVVFVVQAPGTFKPPAEPMTMDQKQFQFIPHVMPVVLGTVVKFLNSDPTPHNVFSPDFEKYNLGTWPQGQTKDRPFAACAKFPCVYTQLCRVHPEMEGFVVVVQNPYFGVTDKAGHFAIDGVPPGSYTLAVWHPKLKAQPKPVIVEAGKPATVDFVLAR encoded by the coding sequence ATGACCTGCCACCGCCGATTGATCGTCTTCGTCATCGCCGTCGCGATCGGCCTGGTTGTCGCGCTTCCAGGCGCGCACGCCGCCGGGCCCGCAATCACGGGAACCGTGAAGGCCACAGGACTCTCGTCGAATGCCGACGCCGTCGTGTTCGTCGTGCAGGCGCCCGGCACCTTCAAGCCGCCCGCCGAGCCGATGACCATGGATCAGAAGCAGTTCCAGTTCATCCCGCACGTGATGCCCGTCGTGCTCGGCACGGTCGTCAAGTTCCTCAACAGCGATCCCACGCCGCACAACGTGTTCTCGCCGGACTTCGAGAAGTACAACCTGGGCACGTGGCCTCAAGGTCAGACCAAGGACCGCCCGTTCGCGGCGTGCGCGAAGTTCCCCTGCGTCTACACCCAACTGTGCCGCGTGCACCCGGAGATGGAGGGGTTCGTCGTCGTCGTGCAGAACCCGTACTTCGGCGTCACCGACAAGGCCGGCCATTTCGCGATCGACGGCGTTCCACCGGGCAGTTACACGCTGGCCGTGTGGCATCCGAAGCTCAAGGCGCAGCCCAAGCCGGTGATTGTCGAGGCGGGAAAGCCCGCGACCGTGGACTTCGTGCTCGCCCGGTGA
- a CDS encoding cytochrome b N-terminal domain-containing protein — protein sequence MTETIVRRTAGWLTAIGRSVARIGWPRTDKDRAAVMISSLFLHIHPARVSRHALRPRATLGLGLVSAVLFGVLTVTGLALMLYYVPYPNEAYRSMKDLQFVVTFGVVLRNMHRWSAHAMVAVVFLHLCRVFWTGSYKAPREFNWIVGVSLLLLTLALSFTGYLLPWDQLAYWAITVGSSIAAYTPLVGREVKFLLLGGHVIGPMTLLRFYVFHCVVLPGLVVMLVSLHIWRVRKDGLSGPTVTVAPVEETGGVFPPSTKTYGLMALTRRPSASVAARDPHDEVFAWPHLLYRELLVTLAVVVALHIVSLLFNAPLEEMADPTRTPNPAKAPWYFLGLQELVHYSAFVGGVLVPTAIVAALIALPYLDRNPHGAGVWFASERRLANTIFTAIVAVAIVLTVVGTLFRGANWAWVWPW from the coding sequence GTGACTGAGACGATCGTCCGCCGAACGGCGGGATGGCTCACGGCGATCGGAAGATCGGTGGCTCGAATCGGCTGGCCGCGTACCGACAAGGACCGCGCGGCCGTGATGATCTCCAGCCTGTTCCTCCACATCCATCCGGCGCGCGTCAGTCGGCACGCGCTGCGGCCTCGCGCCACGCTCGGGCTCGGCCTGGTCTCGGCGGTGCTCTTCGGGGTGCTCACGGTTACCGGGCTCGCCCTGATGCTCTATTACGTCCCGTATCCCAACGAGGCGTACCGGAGCATGAAGGATCTGCAGTTCGTCGTGACCTTCGGTGTGGTGCTCCGCAACATGCACCGCTGGTCGGCCCACGCGATGGTGGCCGTCGTCTTCCTGCACCTGTGCCGGGTGTTCTGGACGGGCTCCTACAAGGCGCCTCGCGAGTTCAACTGGATCGTCGGCGTCTCTCTGCTGCTCCTGACCCTGGCCCTCTCGTTCACCGGCTACCTGTTGCCGTGGGATCAGCTCGCCTACTGGGCGATCACCGTCGGGTCGAGCATCGCCGCGTACACACCGCTCGTCGGCCGCGAGGTCAAGTTCCTGCTGCTCGGAGGTCACGTCATCGGGCCGATGACGCTGCTGCGCTTCTACGTCTTCCACTGCGTGGTGCTGCCAGGCCTGGTCGTGATGCTGGTGTCACTCCACATCTGGCGCGTGCGGAAGGACGGCCTCAGCGGCCCCACGGTCACGGTGGCACCGGTGGAAGAGACGGGCGGGGTGTTCCCGCCGTCGACGAAGACCTACGGCCTGATGGCACTCACCAGGCGGCCGTCGGCGTCGGTGGCGGCGCGCGATCCGCACGACGAAGTGTTCGCCTGGCCGCACCTGTTGTACCGCGAGTTGCTGGTGACGCTCGCGGTCGTCGTCGCGCTCCACATCGTGTCGCTGCTGTTCAATGCGCCGCTCGAGGAGATGGCCGATCCGACCCGGACCCCCAACCCCGCCAAGGCGCCCTGGTACTTCCTCGGCCTCCAGGAACTCGTCCACTACTCGGCGTTCGTCGGCGGGGTGCTGGTGCCGACCGCGATCGTGGCGGCACTCATCGCGCTGCCGTATCTCGACCGGAACCCGCATGGTGCCGGCGTCTGGTTCGCTTCGGAGCGTCGTCTCGCCAACACGATCTTCACGGCGATCGTCGCCGTGGCGATCGTCCTGACGGTGGTCGGCACGCTCTTCCGCGGAGCGAACTGGGCCTGGGTGTGGCCATGGTAG
- a CDS encoding c-type cytochrome, with product MVARFHVAFALLSVAFLVVFSWVFLSEYGAEWRAVQARFGTIERSLKNPHQLAQASPVGGLRQVWLADLGRVDRCTTCHLGIDDPAFASAPQPFRTHPGAWLTTHPVERYGCTVCHDGQGEATDYRHAAHQPIPFVQRPMRTLETIEATCGSCHRAIDPPDAPMLQTGRRLIAESGCVSCHEIPGFESTTFSGPALDSLAYKVRPGWLQGWLRDPKSYLPHSKMGNFRLTATEVTGLQALLLSQRDTLPADSTAIDWKKGDTAKGKALFGELRCVTCHAVEGRGGTTGPELTRIGDKVRRDWLFGFLKDPHRDQPQTAMLQYRLTDDQLRDLTAFLLDEYKTGTEPETASAPYQDAPTVAAGRAVFVRRGCYSCHRLAGIRATGRIGPSLAGVADRDPDEETYGSSSVRHSTDNYIYLKVLKPDALGSPSLMPTFGFAPGDAAAVAVALASLRKGDLPASRVQQAIPPKPYQLRGPFGDLATRYRCLSCHSIDGSGGTLSTVPLDRIGSQLRRDYLASYLLNPGAVRVSLEARMPQFHMLPTEASAIADYAAAVFLDDTLDRYDANFTAEDGRRGGALYRQLGCVGCHQINSQGGYVGPDLSDTGARLRPGWIDAWLMHPAQYKPGTLQPDYGLSAADSRSLTAYLSGLHAPAAKVVPGRARTSARGLSDWTRPNGTQ from the coding sequence ATGGTAGCGAGGTTCCACGTTGCGTTTGCCCTGCTGAGCGTCGCGTTCCTGGTGGTCTTCTCGTGGGTGTTTCTCAGCGAATACGGCGCCGAGTGGCGGGCGGTGCAGGCGCGGTTCGGGACCATCGAGCGGTCGCTCAAGAACCCGCACCAGCTCGCGCAGGCGTCACCGGTCGGTGGCCTCCGGCAAGTGTGGCTCGCCGACCTCGGCCGCGTGGACCGCTGCACGACGTGCCACCTGGGAATCGACGACCCCGCGTTCGCATCGGCGCCCCAGCCGTTCCGCACGCACCCGGGCGCGTGGCTGACGACGCACCCGGTCGAGCGCTACGGTTGCACGGTGTGCCACGACGGACAGGGCGAGGCGACCGACTATCGGCACGCCGCACATCAGCCGATCCCGTTCGTTCAGCGGCCCATGCGGACGCTCGAGACCATCGAAGCCACGTGCGGCAGTTGTCACCGGGCCATCGATCCCCCAGATGCCCCGATGCTGCAGACCGGGCGCCGCCTGATCGCGGAATCCGGGTGCGTGAGCTGCCACGAGATTCCCGGCTTCGAGTCGACGACGTTCAGCGGCCCGGCGCTCGACAGCCTCGCCTACAAGGTGCGGCCCGGCTGGCTGCAGGGCTGGCTGCGGGATCCCAAGTCGTATCTGCCCCATTCGAAGATGGGGAATTTCAGGCTGACCGCGACCGAGGTCACCGGCCTCCAGGCGCTGCTCCTGTCCCAGCGCGACACGTTACCCGCCGACAGCACCGCGATTGACTGGAAGAAAGGGGACACCGCCAAGGGCAAGGCGCTCTTCGGCGAGCTGCGCTGCGTGACCTGCCACGCGGTCGAGGGGCGGGGCGGCACCACGGGGCCAGAACTGACGCGAATAGGGGACAAGGTGCGTCGCGACTGGCTCTTCGGCTTCCTGAAGGATCCGCACCGCGACCAGCCGCAGACCGCGATGCTCCAGTACCGCCTCACCGATGACCAACTGCGCGACCTGACGGCGTTCCTCCTGGACGAATACAAGACGGGCACCGAGCCGGAAACCGCGTCGGCGCCGTACCAGGACGCACCTACCGTTGCCGCCGGGCGGGCTGTCTTCGTGCGGCGCGGCTGCTACAGCTGCCACCGGCTCGCCGGCATTCGAGCGACCGGTAGAATCGGACCGAGCCTGGCTGGAGTCGCCGACCGTGACCCCGACGAGGAGACCTACGGTTCATCGAGCGTTCGACACTCGACCGACAACTACATCTACCTGAAGGTGCTGAAGCCGGACGCGCTCGGTTCTCCATCCCTGATGCCGACTTTTGGGTTTGCTCCAGGGGACGCGGCAGCCGTCGCCGTGGCGCTTGCGAGCCTCCGCAAGGGCGACCTTCCGGCATCCCGTGTGCAGCAGGCCATTCCACCGAAGCCCTACCAGCTTCGCGGACCGTTCGGCGATCTGGCTACCCGGTATCGATGCCTGAGTTGCCACAGCATCGACGGATCCGGCGGCACGCTCTCAACCGTGCCGCTCGACCGGATCGGCAGCCAGTTGCGGCGAGACTACCTGGCGTCGTACCTGCTCAACCCGGGCGCGGTCCGGGTCAGCCTCGAGGCGCGGATGCCGCAGTTTCACATGTTGCCGACCGAGGCGTCTGCCATCGCCGACTACGCCGCGGCCGTGTTCCTCGATGACACACTCGACCGCTACGACGCGAACTTCACGGCCGAGGACGGCCGCCGCGGGGGCGCCCTGTACCGACAGTTGGGATGCGTGGGGTGCCACCAGATCAACTCACAGGGCGGATACGTTGGGCCCGACCTGTCCGACACTGGCGCGCGGTTGCGGCCCGGGTGGATCGACGCGTGGCTGATGCACCCGGCTCAGTACAAGCCGGGCACGCTGCAGCCCGACTACGGGCTGTCAGCGGCGGACTCGCGATCGCTGACGGCGTACTTGAGCGGCCTGCACGCGCCGGCGGCCAAGGTCGTGCCTGGCCGGGCTCGAACCTCGGCTCGCGGCCTGTCCGATTGGACTCGGCCGAACGGAACACAGTAG
- a CDS encoding substrate-binding domain-containing protein, whose protein sequence is MKARPNTPGRPVGIKDIARALGVSIGTVDRALHDKLGVNPGTRARVLEAATALGYRPNLAARRLQAGTALRISVHLPRELALFWDPVRDGVRQAAALLQPTLQVEFRDHARLGHGDVESFREALEAGVHGLVVAPGDPLALEPWIERAARKKVPVVCVVTDAPGTERLTSVSADPFTVGAVAGELLARFLPGGGPVAFFTGWLGTQDHADKLRGFESSLAVAGPRFSMASIVEAHDDESAGYRQAVSLLRARDDLRGIYVSTVNSLPVLEAIRQDGRAESLTVVTTDLFPDLVPWIRQGVVAATVYQRPITQGRLAVQALYQFLLDGTVPPPRLMVVPHVVMRSNLDLVLDRLRPDRDDLETRPPDLESPRAPRPR, encoded by the coding sequence GTGAAGGCGCGACCGAATACTCCAGGACGGCCGGTTGGCATCAAGGATATTGCCCGTGCGCTCGGCGTGTCGATTGGCACCGTGGACCGCGCGCTGCACGACAAGCTTGGCGTGAACCCCGGGACGCGGGCGCGGGTGCTCGAAGCCGCCACGGCGCTCGGCTACCGCCCCAACCTCGCTGCCCGCCGCCTGCAGGCGGGGACGGCCCTCCGCATCTCGGTCCATCTGCCGCGCGAGCTGGCGCTGTTCTGGGACCCGGTCCGCGACGGCGTCCGCCAGGCGGCGGCACTCCTCCAGCCGACGCTCCAGGTGGAGTTCCGAGACCACGCGCGGCTCGGCCACGGCGACGTCGAGTCGTTCCGTGAGGCACTCGAGGCCGGCGTCCACGGACTGGTCGTTGCCCCGGGAGACCCGCTCGCGCTCGAGCCGTGGATCGAACGCGCCGCCCGGAAGAAGGTGCCGGTCGTGTGCGTCGTCACCGACGCGCCGGGCACCGAGCGACTCACGTCGGTGTCCGCCGACCCATTCACCGTGGGGGCTGTGGCCGGCGAACTCCTCGCGCGCTTCCTGCCTGGCGGAGGTCCGGTCGCCTTCTTCACGGGGTGGCTGGGGACGCAGGACCACGCCGACAAGCTCCGCGGATTCGAGTCGAGCCTCGCGGTGGCTGGCCCCCGGTTCTCCATGGCGTCGATCGTCGAGGCACACGACGACGAGAGCGCGGGGTATCGGCAGGCGGTCAGCCTGTTGAGGGCCCGCGACGACTTGCGGGGGATCTACGTCAGCACGGTGAACTCGCTGCCGGTGTTGGAAGCGATCAGACAGGATGGGCGCGCGGAATCGTTGACGGTCGTGACGACGGACCTGTTTCCGGACCTCGTGCCGTGGATCCGCCAGGGCGTGGTGGCAGCCACGGTGTACCAGCGGCCGATCACGCAGGGCCGCCTCGCGGTGCAGGCGCTCTACCAATTCCTGCTCGACGGCACCGTTCCGCCGCCGCGGCTGATGGTGGTGCCGCACGTGGTCATGCGGAGCAATCTCGACCTGGTGCTCGACCGGCTGCGTCCCGACCGGGATGACCTCGAAACCCGCCCGCCCGATCTGGAGTCGCCCCGGGCTCCTCGCCCACGCTGA
- a CDS encoding Rieske 2Fe-2S domain-containing protein, whose amino-acid sequence MSVTPDRAADGANRRQFFLAGVVALGVSVTGFVASTLRFLVPNVLYEPPGRFTIGNPADFPPGSVTFLEDRRLFVFNTAEGFYGVSSVCTHLGCNVKRGGPGFQCPCHGSQFDDSGRVARGPAPTPLAWYALSLSARGELVVDVDRTVGPDFRLRV is encoded by the coding sequence ATGAGCGTGACGCCAGACCGCGCGGCAGACGGCGCAAATCGCCGCCAGTTCTTCCTGGCCGGCGTCGTGGCCCTCGGTGTGTCGGTGACCGGATTCGTCGCCAGCACCTTGCGGTTTCTCGTGCCCAACGTGCTCTACGAGCCCCCAGGCCGCTTCACCATCGGCAACCCCGCCGACTTTCCGCCGGGCTCGGTCACCTTCCTCGAAGACCGTCGTCTGTTCGTGTTCAACACGGCCGAGGGCTTCTACGGCGTCTCGTCGGTCTGCACGCACCTCGGATGCAACGTCAAGCGAGGGGGGCCGGGATTCCAGTGCCCGTGCCACGGGAGCCAGTTCGACGACAGCGGCCGCGTCGCACGCGGGCCGGCCCCCACGCCGCTCGCCTGGTATGCGCTCAGTCTCTCGGCGCGCGGCGAACTGGTCGTGGACGTGGATCGAACCGTTGGGCCGGACTTCCGGCTGCGGGTGTGA